From a region of the Candidatus Cloacimonadota bacterium genome:
- a CDS encoding MFS transporter codes for MIPKDTQYYKFCGYGFLKNLRFFDPFIILFFREMGLSFLEIGTLFSVREISTNIFEIPTGFIADTYGRKNSMISAFISYILSFIIFYFFPKFSIYIVAMLLFGLGEAFRSGTHKAMILEYLKIKNISHLRVEYYGHTRGSSQFGSAISALIAGVLVFYSGSYKIVFLASIIPYIFELFLMMSYPDELNGEIKKTEKGNVLKATIKNFQNTVSDFFQLFKNSFLIKALFNSSLYDGLFKTIKDYLQPILKTYALSIPILLSLQDKRSTILISITYFFIYLLTSYASRNASKFSKKFGSLELAINISFILGGILTILAGVFCAVDIKVLSIMIFIILYAFQNLRRPMNVGYISENISQKIMATGLSVESQLKTIIIAILSPVMGLLADNLGIGIALIILSGFILIFYPIVKVKGNK; via the coding sequence CTATGGATTTCTAAAAAATCTACGATTCTTTGACCCATTTATAATCCTCTTTTTCCGTGAAATGGGCTTGTCATTCCTGGAAATAGGCACGCTTTTTTCCGTAAGAGAAATTTCTACAAATATTTTTGAAATACCAACAGGATTCATCGCTGATACTTATGGTAGAAAGAATTCCATGATATCAGCTTTCATTTCCTATATTCTATCATTTATTATTTTTTATTTCTTTCCCAAATTTAGTATCTACATAGTTGCAATGTTACTATTTGGTTTAGGTGAGGCATTTCGCTCCGGCACTCATAAAGCAATGATTTTGGAATACCTGAAAATCAAGAATATCTCTCATCTGAGGGTAGAGTATTACGGACATACAAGAGGCTCATCGCAGTTTGGTTCTGCAATATCTGCTTTAATTGCTGGTGTTCTTGTTTTCTATTCAGGGAGTTATAAAATTGTATTTTTAGCCTCCATCATACCGTATATTTTTGAACTTTTCCTTATGATGTCTTATCCTGATGAACTGAATGGTGAAATCAAGAAAACTGAAAAAGGAAATGTCCTGAAAGCAACTATAAAGAATTTCCAAAATACGGTTTCAGACTTTTTTCAGCTATTCAAAAATTCCTTTCTTATCAAAGCCCTATTCAATTCCTCTTTATACGATGGCCTATTTAAAACCATTAAGGATTATTTGCAGCCAATTTTAAAAACTTATGCACTATCAATTCCTATATTACTTTCTTTGCAGGACAAAAGAAGCACGATACTCATTTCAATAACATACTTTTTCATCTATTTGCTTACATCGTATGCTTCAAGAAATGCGAGCAAATTCTCAAAAAAGTTCGGTTCATTAGAACTTGCAATAAATATAAGTTTCATTTTGGGTGGTATATTGACAATCTTAGCAGGAGTTTTTTGCGCTGTTGATATTAAAGTATTATCTATAATGATTTTTATTATATTATATGCATTCCAAAATTTAAGAAGGCCTATGAATGTAGGTTATATTAGCGAAAATATTTCGCAAAAAATAATGGCAACAGGACTATCAGTAGAATCACAATTAAAAACTATAATAATTGCTATTCTTTCTCCTGTGATGGGACTTCTGGCAGATAATCTTGGGATTGGAATAGCGCTGATTATATTATCTGGTTTTATACTTATTTTCTATCCGATTGTAAAAGTAAAAGGAAATAAATAA